The following are from one region of the Pocillopora verrucosa isolate sample1 chromosome 3, ASM3666991v2, whole genome shotgun sequence genome:
- the LOC131794340 gene encoding LOW QUALITY PROTEIN: DBH-like monooxygenase protein 1 (The sequence of the model RefSeq protein was modified relative to this genomic sequence to represent the inferred CDS: substituted 1 base at 1 genomic stop codon) produces the protein MSAFCQIQKITKVSACCLVIFVCLAKSSIIDLTSGHSFFAALDESQKVKLYWNVDTANKEIFFTVEAQTTGWIGFGISTGQGKMQGADIVIGWVKDGKTYFKDRHATGHSTPKIDSQQDYVLIALQEESGKTVMKFKRKFETCDPDDNSIKEGTTKVIYAMHPKDPESEDNIPMHTIRGARSVFLLNAIKDVPKLPADAKTFAFLMNKTQLPPKRTTYYYRVFHFPTLPGXRVVIRIEPVVQEGNEGVVHHILLYQCDHNNFPSSNLSYEGVADSPDMPPAVKSCTGPSTIAAWAIGGETFYFPEHVGFSIGTNDSPKIVLMEMHYDNPLQKTGILDSSGLRFHYTSQLREYQAGILTVGWLVSRNMIIPPHQESWETQGYCVEDCTKEVSKNEEKLVMKGSSLSGGGIKIFASVLHTHLAGHAAYTKHVRDGVELPEIIRDDNYDFNFQEFQIPVEETTVMPGDTLITGCKYHTKDHPKSGGLGTSEEMCLSFHYYYPKINLSNCLSCQCPAVQNWYQSHYSQHPAKNNSLWNDKWTADCEDSYRDTKRYKCSLQWC, from the exons ATGTCAGCTTTTTGTCAGATACAGAAGATCACGAAGGTATCGGCCTGCTGTTTGGTGATCTTCGTATGTTTAGCGAAGTCGTCCATCATTGATCTTACATCAGGACATTCCTTCTTTGCTGCTTTGGATGAGAGCCAGAAAGTGAAGCTGTATTGGAATGTCGACACTGCAaataaagagattttttttacagtggAAGCCCAAACAACTGGATGGATCGGCTTTGGAATTTCCACAGGTCAGGGCAAGATGCAAGGAGCTGATATTGTTATCGGCTGGGTGAAGGATGGCAAAACATACTTCAAG GATCGTCATGCAACCGGACACTCCACACCAAAGATCGACTCTCAGCAGGATTATGTCCTGATCGCCCTACAAGAGGAAAGTGGCAAGACCGTTATGAAGTTTAAACGAAAGTTTGAAACTTGCGATCCGGATGACAATTCAATCAAG GAAGGCACAACTAAAGTCATCTACGCTATGCACCCAAAAGATCCAGAATCTGAAGATAATATTCCAATGCACACCATAAGAGGAGCAAGAAGTGTGTTTTTACTCAACGCTATTAAAGACGTGCCCAAGCTTCCGGCTGATGCCAAGACGTTCGCCTTCCTTATGAACAAG ACACAATTGCCACCTAAACGTACAACGTACTATTACCGCGTGTTCCATTTTCCAACTCTACCTGGGTGACGGGTCGTTATTAGG ATCGAACCTGTTGTCCAAGAAGGTAATGAAGGAGTTGTTCATCATATATTACTTTACCAGTGTGATCACAACAATTTCCCTTCGAGCAATCTCAGCTATGAAGGAGTGGCTGATTCCCCTGACATGCCTCCTGCTGTGAAAAGTTGTACTGGACCTTCCACCATTGCCGCCTGGGCGATTGGAGGCGAG ACCTTTTATTTTCCTGAACACGTGGGATTTTCCATTGGAACAAATGACAGTCCAAAGATCGTATTAATGGAAATGCATTACGATAATCCTTTACAAAAAACAG GCATTTTAGACAGTTCTGGTTTGCGCTTTCATTACACAAGTCAACTTAGAGAGTACCAAGCTGGTATTTTGACCGTTGGATGGCTTGTGTCTAGAAATATGATCATTCCGCCTCATCAAGAAAGTTGGGAAACACAAGGCTATTGTGTTGAAGATTGTACAAAAGAGGTTagtaaaaatgaagaaaaact GGTTATGAAAGGATCCTCCTTATCCGGCGGAGGAATCAAAATATTTGCCTCTGTTCTCCACACGCATTTGGCTG GTCATGCAGCGTACACTAAGCATGTCAGGGATGGTGTCGAACTTCCAGAGATCATCAGAGACGATAACTATGACTTCAACTTTCAA GAGTTCCAAATTCCAGTTGAGGAAACCACAGTCATGCCG ggagACACGTTGATAACTGGGTGCAAATATCATACAAAGGACCATCCAAAATCC gGCGGTCTGGGAACGAGCGAAGAGATGTGCCTATCCTTTCATTACTACTATcctaaaattaatttgtctaaCTGCTTATCGTGCCAATGTCCAGCTGTGCAAAATTGGTATCAATCACACTACTC GCAACATCCCGCAAAAAACAACTCTCTGTGGAACGATAAGTGGACTGCGGACTGCGAGGACAGTTATCGAGACACCAAACGCTATAAATGCTCACTGCAGTGGTGCTGA
- the LOC131794339 gene encoding serine/threonine-protein kinase PRP4 homolog isoform X1 — MAAEIFGVREDRKRESRKEEEDDESSDSDSEEGTRVVKDEKTTSERKHDHKKKKKKHKHKHKSHKHKHKHHKRRDKDHAPENGEPAEKKSKIADELLELEKRKAFLQEQLAEASRINEKQSAGNHRIPVTKTDDEVKDKHRDRQNREDHELDRKHKVIEARDFDGQEKQKGRRKSPRRESDGREDGKENSKPSTDFVRDEKLNNHSHSHSSRRHSGSYDSKTESKARHDSSVKSNDAEKEKSAAPRRDSTKTDASRKDSETKSGSLRHHSKSRSPKRSSVSDKEQKSRERPRKSGSRSPRRTLSKERKSKQDLSRRSSRSPRRQRRSSSRSQRHSKSPKRRSRSPRRRSRSPRRRSKSPGRRSRSRSPRRKRRDNDKFKGSYSEGQGHKGDSDPDVDLYNFEMDDKEEDEDAIIEKRRLQRLAILKKYQGSGISSNAPSTANSVVSQSPPGERSDSEDSDTVEKQATEDLEQEIALASSKTEKELRDVKDNMETKEESETKSAVGDMFADDDMFSDNYSSPARTLKLEAGKENPNLTDNWDDAEGYYRIRISEILDKRYCVYGYTGAGVFGNVVRARDQARGNQEVAVKIARNNEMMHKTGLKELEFLKKLNAADPDDKYHCLQLYRHFFHKNHLCLVFESLSMNLREVLRKYGQNVGLHYKAVRSYSQQLFLALKLLKKTGIIHADIKPDNILVNESKLVVKLCDFGSASFSSDCDITPYLVSRFYRAPEIIIGAKYDYSIDMWSVATTLFELYTGKIMFPGKTNNEMLKLMMDYKGKMPNKMIRKGSLRDQHFDENCNFLYHEVDKVTQREKVTVMGAINPNKEVVESLLGYKKLNEEHKRKVMQLKDLLDKCLMLDPVKRISLNQALTHPFITEKFFLQEVP, encoded by the exons ATGGCGGCCGAGATTTTCGGAGTCAGGGAAGACAGAAAGCGAGAGTCGAGGAAGGAGGAAGAAGACGATGAATCGTCAGATAG TGATTCAGAAGAAGGAACCCGTGTTGTGAAGGACGAAAAGACAACATCTGAGCGTAAGCATGAtcacaagaaaaagaagaaaaagcatAAACACAAACACAAGAGTCATAAGCACAAGCataaacaccacaagagaaGAGACAAGGATCACGCTCCTGAAAACGGCGAACCTGCCGAGAAAAAGTCTAAAATTGCAGACGAACTTTTGGAACTCGAGAAAAGGAAAGCGTTTTTACAGGAACAGCTGGCAGAAGCTTCTCGAATTAATGAGAAACAATCAGCAGGAAATCATAGAATTCCGGTGACTAAGACAGATGATGAAGTTAAAGACAAGCATAGAGATAGACAAAACCGGGAGGATCATGAACTTGACAGAAAGCATAAGGTGATTGAAGCGAGAGACTTTGAtggccaagaaaaacaaaagggaagaCGGAAAAGCCCAAGAAGAGAAAGTGATGGAAGAGAGGATGGCAAGGAAAATAGTAAGCCAAGCACTGATTTTGTCAGAGATGAAAAATTGAACAATCACTCACACAGTCACAGTTCTAGAAGACATAGTGGTTCTTATGATAGCAAAACGGAATCAAAAGCCAGACATGATTCAAGTGTAAAAAGTAATGatgctgaaaaggaaaaatctgcTGCTCCAAGGAGAGATTCAACAAAAACTGATGCAAGCAGAAAAGACAGTGAAACAAAATCAGGATCACTCAGACATCATTCAAAATCTAGATCACCAAAAAGAAGTTCTGTGTCTGACAAGGAACAAAAATCAAGAGAGAGACCAAGAAAGTCAGGTAGTAGGTCCCCAAGGAGAACTTTATCCAAGGAAAGGAAAAGTAAACAGGATTTAAGCAGAAGAAGTAGCAGATCTCCTAGACGACAGAGAAGGTCATCCTCTAGATCACAAAGACACAGCAAGTCACCAAAGAGAAGAAGCAGATCTCCAAGACGTCGCAGTCGCTCACCAAGGAGGAGGAGTAAATCTCCTGGACGGCGCAGCAGGTCCCGGTCACCTCGGCGCAAAAGACGTGACAATGATAAATTCAAGGGAAGTTACTCTGAGGGGCAAGGTCATAAGGGGGATTCAGATCCAGA TGTTGACCTCTACAACTTTGAGATGGACGACaaggaagaagatgaagatgcAATTATTGAGAAAAGAAGGCTGCAGAGATTAGCCATCTTGAAAAAGTACCAAGGCAGTGGCATTTCATCAAATGCTCCGTCCACTGCCAACTCAGTTGTGTCTCAGTCTCCACCTGGAGAGAGATCAGACAGTGAAGACAGTGACACTGTAGAAAAACAAGCCACTGAAGATTTAGAACAGGAAATAGCATTGGCAAGTAGCAAAACAGAGAAGGAGCTGAGAGATGTAAAGGACAACATGGAGACAAAAGaagaaagtgaaacaaaatCTGCTGTGGGGGACATGTTTGCTGATGATGATATGTTCTCTGATAATTACAGT AGTCCTGCAAGGACTTTAAAGCTTGAGGCAGGAAAGGAAAATCCTAACCTCACAGACAACTGGGATGATGCTGAGGGATATTACA GAATTCGTATCAGTGAAATTCTTGACAAGCGCTACTGTGTTTATGGTTACACTGGAGCAGGGGTGTTTGGAAATGTTGTACGTGCAAGAGATCAAGCAAGAGGAAACCAAGAAGTGGCAGTGAAAATAGCCAGGAATAATGAGATGAT GCACAAGACTGGCTTAAAGGAGCTTGAATTTCTGAAGAAGCTGAATGCAGCTGACCCAGATGACAAGTATCACTGTCTGCAATTATATCGACATTTCTTTCACAAGAATCATCTGTGTCTTGTATTTGAATCTCTGAG TATGAACCTGAGAGAGGTTCTACGGAAATATGGTCAGAATGTGGGACTTCACTACAAAGCTGTCCGTTCATATAGTCAGCAATTATTCCTAGCCCTGAAGCTTTTAAAGAAGACAGGTATAATCCATGCAGACATTAAACCTGATAACATTCTG GTGAATGAATCAAAACTGGTTGTAAAGCTCTGTGATTTTGGATCAGCTTCATTTTCCTCTGATTGTGATATAACTCCATACCTTGTTAGTCGTTTTTATCGAGCCCCAGAGATAA TTATAGGTGCAAAGTATGACTACAGTATAGACATGTGGTCTGTAGCAACGACATTATTTGAGCTTTACACAGGAAAGATTATGTTCCCTGGGAAGACCAACAATGAAATGCTGAAGCTTATGATGGATTACAAAGGGAAAATGCCTAACAAGATGATTAGAAAAGGATCACTCAGAGATCAACACTTTGATGAAAACTGCAACTTCCTTTATCATGAGGTGGACAAGGTCACTCAAAGG GAAAAGGTTACAGTGATGGGAGCCATCAACCCCAACAAAGAAGTGGTTGAGTCTCTACTGGGCTACAAAAAACTGAATGAGGAACATAAACGTAAAGTCATGCAGCTAAAGGATCTGCTCGACAAATGCCTCATGTTGGACCCAGTCAAAAGGATCTCTCTCAATCAGGCTCTCACACATCCTTTCATCACCGAAAAG tttttctTACAGGAGGTACCTTAG
- the LOC131794339 gene encoding serine/threonine-protein kinase PRP4 homolog isoform X2: protein MAAEIFGVREDRKRESRKEEEDDESSDSDSEEGTRVVKDEKTTSERKHDHKKKKKKHKHKHKSHKHKHKHHKRRDKDHAPENGEPAEKKSKIADELLELEKRKAFLQEQLAEASRINEKQSAGNHRIPVTKTDDEVKDKHRDRQNREDHELDRKHKVIEARDFDGQEKQKGRRKSPRRESDGREDGKENSKPSTDFVRDEKLNNHSHSHSSRRHSGSYDSKTESKARHDSSVKSNDAEKEKSAAPRRDSTKTDASRKDSETKSGSLRHHSKSRSPKRSSVSDKEQKSRERPRKSGSRSPRRTLSKERKSKQDLSRRSSRSPRRQRRSSSRSQRHSKSPKRRSRSPRRRSRSPRRRSKSPGRRSRSRSPRRKRRDNDKFKGSYSEGQGHKGDSDPDVDLYNFEMDDKEEDEDAIIEKRRLQRLAILKKYQGSGISSNAPSTANSVVSQSPPGERSDSEDSDTVEKQATEDLEQEIALASSKTEKELRDVKDNMETKEESETKSAVGDMFADDDMFSDNYSSPARTLKLEAGKENPNLTDNWDDAEGYYRIRISEILDKRYCVYGYTGAGVFGNVVRARDQARGNQEVAVKIARNNEMMHKTGLKELEFLKKLNAADPDDKYHCLQLYRHFFHKNHLCLVFESLSMNLREVLRKYGQNVGLHYKAVRSYSQQLFLALKLLKKTGIIHADIKPDNILVNESKLVVKLCDFGSASFSSDCDITPYLVSRFYRAPEIIIGAKYDYSIDMWSVATTLFELYTGKIMFPGKTNNEMLKLMMDYKGKMPNKMIRKGSLRDQHFDENCNFLYHEVDKVTQREKVTVMGAINPNKEVVESLLGYKKLNEEHKRKVMQLKDLLDKCLMLDPVKRISLNQALTHPFITEKV from the exons ATGGCGGCCGAGATTTTCGGAGTCAGGGAAGACAGAAAGCGAGAGTCGAGGAAGGAGGAAGAAGACGATGAATCGTCAGATAG TGATTCAGAAGAAGGAACCCGTGTTGTGAAGGACGAAAAGACAACATCTGAGCGTAAGCATGAtcacaagaaaaagaagaaaaagcatAAACACAAACACAAGAGTCATAAGCACAAGCataaacaccacaagagaaGAGACAAGGATCACGCTCCTGAAAACGGCGAACCTGCCGAGAAAAAGTCTAAAATTGCAGACGAACTTTTGGAACTCGAGAAAAGGAAAGCGTTTTTACAGGAACAGCTGGCAGAAGCTTCTCGAATTAATGAGAAACAATCAGCAGGAAATCATAGAATTCCGGTGACTAAGACAGATGATGAAGTTAAAGACAAGCATAGAGATAGACAAAACCGGGAGGATCATGAACTTGACAGAAAGCATAAGGTGATTGAAGCGAGAGACTTTGAtggccaagaaaaacaaaagggaagaCGGAAAAGCCCAAGAAGAGAAAGTGATGGAAGAGAGGATGGCAAGGAAAATAGTAAGCCAAGCACTGATTTTGTCAGAGATGAAAAATTGAACAATCACTCACACAGTCACAGTTCTAGAAGACATAGTGGTTCTTATGATAGCAAAACGGAATCAAAAGCCAGACATGATTCAAGTGTAAAAAGTAATGatgctgaaaaggaaaaatctgcTGCTCCAAGGAGAGATTCAACAAAAACTGATGCAAGCAGAAAAGACAGTGAAACAAAATCAGGATCACTCAGACATCATTCAAAATCTAGATCACCAAAAAGAAGTTCTGTGTCTGACAAGGAACAAAAATCAAGAGAGAGACCAAGAAAGTCAGGTAGTAGGTCCCCAAGGAGAACTTTATCCAAGGAAAGGAAAAGTAAACAGGATTTAAGCAGAAGAAGTAGCAGATCTCCTAGACGACAGAGAAGGTCATCCTCTAGATCACAAAGACACAGCAAGTCACCAAAGAGAAGAAGCAGATCTCCAAGACGTCGCAGTCGCTCACCAAGGAGGAGGAGTAAATCTCCTGGACGGCGCAGCAGGTCCCGGTCACCTCGGCGCAAAAGACGTGACAATGATAAATTCAAGGGAAGTTACTCTGAGGGGCAAGGTCATAAGGGGGATTCAGATCCAGA TGTTGACCTCTACAACTTTGAGATGGACGACaaggaagaagatgaagatgcAATTATTGAGAAAAGAAGGCTGCAGAGATTAGCCATCTTGAAAAAGTACCAAGGCAGTGGCATTTCATCAAATGCTCCGTCCACTGCCAACTCAGTTGTGTCTCAGTCTCCACCTGGAGAGAGATCAGACAGTGAAGACAGTGACACTGTAGAAAAACAAGCCACTGAAGATTTAGAACAGGAAATAGCATTGGCAAGTAGCAAAACAGAGAAGGAGCTGAGAGATGTAAAGGACAACATGGAGACAAAAGaagaaagtgaaacaaaatCTGCTGTGGGGGACATGTTTGCTGATGATGATATGTTCTCTGATAATTACAGT AGTCCTGCAAGGACTTTAAAGCTTGAGGCAGGAAAGGAAAATCCTAACCTCACAGACAACTGGGATGATGCTGAGGGATATTACA GAATTCGTATCAGTGAAATTCTTGACAAGCGCTACTGTGTTTATGGTTACACTGGAGCAGGGGTGTTTGGAAATGTTGTACGTGCAAGAGATCAAGCAAGAGGAAACCAAGAAGTGGCAGTGAAAATAGCCAGGAATAATGAGATGAT GCACAAGACTGGCTTAAAGGAGCTTGAATTTCTGAAGAAGCTGAATGCAGCTGACCCAGATGACAAGTATCACTGTCTGCAATTATATCGACATTTCTTTCACAAGAATCATCTGTGTCTTGTATTTGAATCTCTGAG TATGAACCTGAGAGAGGTTCTACGGAAATATGGTCAGAATGTGGGACTTCACTACAAAGCTGTCCGTTCATATAGTCAGCAATTATTCCTAGCCCTGAAGCTTTTAAAGAAGACAGGTATAATCCATGCAGACATTAAACCTGATAACATTCTG GTGAATGAATCAAAACTGGTTGTAAAGCTCTGTGATTTTGGATCAGCTTCATTTTCCTCTGATTGTGATATAACTCCATACCTTGTTAGTCGTTTTTATCGAGCCCCAGAGATAA TTATAGGTGCAAAGTATGACTACAGTATAGACATGTGGTCTGTAGCAACGACATTATTTGAGCTTTACACAGGAAAGATTATGTTCCCTGGGAAGACCAACAATGAAATGCTGAAGCTTATGATGGATTACAAAGGGAAAATGCCTAACAAGATGATTAGAAAAGGATCACTCAGAGATCAACACTTTGATGAAAACTGCAACTTCCTTTATCATGAGGTGGACAAGGTCACTCAAAGG GAAAAGGTTACAGTGATGGGAGCCATCAACCCCAACAAAGAAGTGGTTGAGTCTCTACTGGGCTACAAAAAACTGAATGAGGAACATAAACGTAAAGTCATGCAGCTAAAGGATCTGCTCGACAAATGCCTCATGTTGGACCCAGTCAAAAGGATCTCTCTCAATCAGGCTCTCACACATCCTTTCATCACCGAAAAGGTTTGA